The segment actacaaaacaaactctctctctctctctctctctctctctctctctctctctctctctctctctctctctctctctctctctctctctctctctctctcatctcgACAAAGGCATTGATACTCTACAATATACTATTCCTATCTGGATTGTTgtcgttgaggttgtaaatctttatcttctatggtttaaaactttttgaacttcatcataacctatattttgatatgttaattatttcactgaatttcgtttcatagctaaaaccacattcagttttaattatttacattgaacagatctttcttcgcgagccgattttcacacagttggggcgaatataCTACGGATTAAATGTTTTGGGgaaaaatacatacagggcaaacaaaatcacatagtTTCGCAAATCTCACTGTGTTTTcactaattcaatttttatactgtgtggggttaattcatcaaatttaatttaaccattttataaccactatataagagctattaagctagacatttatttgtaggaaagagcttgtacgaatgatctttatttagaacaggtTAATGTTGCTAGGATAGAGGTTTCAGATCCataatttgattggttaatttagatattgaatctcaaatttcgaatcttgaataTAGTAtgtcgaatctcgtattttgaatctcgaatctcaaATGAGCCTTCTCGACTTTCGTACATAAGATTGTTATGTGCAGCAGTTTTAATTCATTCTGTGTAATAAATAACTCTTTATATTATGTGATAAACTCATTATATACAGACAATTGACTTTAAAATTGGTAGCTATGGCTTTCCATATTTGTGTATAACACTTTAAGTCTATTCAAATGTGTCTCCGACGCTTAAGTTGTTCCATAATGCAAATGAATATTCCATTTTTTCCTATGGGactttgttttcagtgttaatagCTACTGTTGCCCTTTCTTTTGACGTTTTGGGTGAGGGGTTTTCTGCCGGTAGTGGTCCTTGGTGTTGGATCAAGGATTGTGAAAGCATTAAACCGAGTCCTATATTCTGGATGCTGATAACGGGGAAAGCTTGGGAGATTGCAGCTTATCTTGGCATTCCAGCAATCTACATCGTTTTGAAATGTCAGCAGTACTGTCGTTATAGAAAGGTTGGAATCCTGTTTATTAAAATCTTAAACATTGAATAGATTAAAATGAATGACTTCTCTCTtcatggtttatttttttttatagaacagTAGGTTTCCACGAATATCAGGCTATCAACAGTCATACAACTCTATTTCACAGCAAGATCATTCTATTAACCAAGTATCCCATTCAGAAGACAGATTTGGCATTCTGTGGATATTCCTATATTTGTACGTTACTCGAGTCTGGGGAAGTGCTcggttttttatttttgttggtcATAATGGTTCGCCGTATTTACCAGTTGTCGACAAGGTTGATAACGTATTAATGTATTTTCAGAGTGTAGGAGACAGTGCTCAAGCCTTTGTAAATTTCATGGGCTTTGTTTTGTTGCCGTATCTTTACAAATGTtgcaaacaaag is part of the Magallana gigas chromosome 3, xbMagGiga1.1, whole genome shotgun sequence genome and harbors:
- the LOC105328029 gene encoding G-protein coupled receptor 157 yields the protein MSGIKRYYEDQPSVQNQTTYSLDYRPSLALTGLSSSLSVIGSLIIFLSFYKDRVRSFTFRILVCLTVADFLNAVGNILGVIRYSRFGSSLVITQPSSCDSDNLCVSQSFITVVASLSSFWWTFLAALNHLLHYRGSHCLESRVIWILSHTVGWGIPLLIATVALSFDVLGEGFSAGSGPWCWIKDCESIKPSPIFWMLITGKAWEIAAYLGIPAIYIVLKCQQYCRYRKNSRFPRISGYQQSYNSISQQDHSINQVSHSEDRFGILWIFLYLYVTRVWGSARFFIFVGHNGSPYLPVVDKVDNVLMYFQSVGDSAQAFVNFMGFVLLPYLYKCCKQRNNSIL